From the Roseibium sp. HPY-6 genome, one window contains:
- a CDS encoding HAD family hydrolase: MRNVLFLVLSFVWIGNVLADPLPSWNEGGTKTRLLEFVERVTDPGSPDFVPIPARVAVFDNDGTLWAEQPVYFQFLYALDRLEEIAAADPSVLNSVVLRAAAQGDLETVAKAGEEGLLEVVMVSHSGISVDAFQADVANWMETAVHPTKDMPLKHMTYQPMLELLRYLRDEGFSTYIVSGGGIHFMRAFAEEAYGIPPEQIIGSAGKTRYEVVDGTPTILKDPEIAFIDDKAGKPVGIDSKIGRKPILVGGNSDGDFEMLEWATSGDGARLGLIVHHTDAEREWAYDRDSHIGKLDRGLDEGPAKNWLFVDMAKDWSRVWSGSPN, from the coding sequence ATGCGTAATGTTCTTTTCCTGGTCCTGTCTTTTGTCTGGATCGGGAACGTCCTGGCAGATCCGCTTCCGTCCTGGAACGAGGGTGGGACAAAAACCAGACTTCTCGAATTCGTCGAACGGGTGACCGACCCCGGATCACCCGATTTCGTGCCCATCCCCGCCCGGGTCGCCGTCTTCGACAACGACGGAACTCTCTGGGCGGAGCAACCGGTCTATTTTCAGTTTCTTTATGCGCTGGACCGGCTAGAGGAAATCGCCGCGGCGGACCCTTCAGTGCTTAACAGCGTTGTTTTGAGGGCTGCCGCGCAAGGCGATCTGGAAACGGTTGCCAAGGCCGGCGAGGAAGGACTTCTGGAAGTCGTCATGGTGTCTCACTCCGGGATCAGTGTCGATGCCTTCCAGGCCGACGTTGCCAACTGGATGGAGACTGCCGTCCACCCGACCAAAGACATGCCGCTGAAACACATGACCTATCAGCCCATGCTGGAACTGTTGCGGTACCTGCGCGACGAAGGTTTCTCGACATATATCGTTTCGGGCGGCGGTATCCATTTCATGCGCGCCTTCGCCGAAGAAGCCTATGGCATTCCGCCTGAGCAGATCATCGGCAGCGCAGGAAAGACGCGTTACGAAGTTGTCGACGGCACGCCGACCATTTTGAAAGATCCCGAAATTGCTTTCATCGACGACAAGGCTGGAAAGCCCGTCGGCATCGATTCCAAGATCGGGCGCAAACCGATCCTCGTCGGCGGTAACTCGGACGGCGACTTTGAAATGCTCGAGTGGGCGACCTCCGGCGACGGTGCCCGGCTTGGCCTCATCGTTCACCATACCGATGCGGAGCGCGAATGGGCTTATGACCGGGACAGCCATATCGGCAAACTTGACAGAGGCCTGGACGAAGGACCGGCAAAGAACTGGCTCTTCGTGGACATGGCAAAGGACTGGAGCCGGGTCTGGAGCGGTTCTCCAAACTGA
- a CDS encoding arylsulfatase produces MPAFAQTGEKPNILVIWGDDVGQSNISAYTMGLMGYRTPNIDRVANEGMIFTDYYGEQSCTAGRSSYIMGQSVFRTGLSKVGLPGADLGMQEEDPTIAGLLKAQGYVTGQFGKNHLGDKDEHLPTNHGFDEFFGNLYHLNAEEEPENADYPGDTVMPDGRTFRETYGPRGVIKSSADGSIEDTGPLTKKRMETVDEETVAAAIDFIRRAHDQNQPFYVWWNGTRMHFRTHVKPEMMDQAKEITGHNVDEYTAGMIEHDLHVGQLLDLLDELGIADNTIVHYSTDNGPHYNTWPDAAATPFFGEKNTNWEGGWRVPSMVRWPGQIEAGAVSNEIMHHMDWLPTYLAAAGVPDIKEQLIEGGVQAIGREYKVHLDGYNFLPHLLGETDAGPRREIFYFSDDGDLTALRYNDWKMIFMEQKAYQTFRAWIEPFTPLRVPLIFNLRRDPYERSYRTSNTYYDWLIDRAYLLVPAQQYVGQFLATFQEFPPRQKAASFSLDQVMEKLSTPGGAQ; encoded by the coding sequence ATGCCGGCTTTTGCGCAAACCGGCGAAAAACCCAATATCCTTGTGATTTGGGGAGATGACGTCGGACAATCGAACATCTCCGCCTACACGATGGGCCTGATGGGTTACCGGACGCCGAACATCGACCGTGTCGCCAATGAAGGCATGATTTTCACAGACTATTACGGTGAACAATCATGCACCGCAGGCCGTTCGTCCTACATCATGGGCCAAAGCGTCTTCCGGACAGGATTGTCCAAAGTCGGACTGCCGGGCGCTGATCTGGGCATGCAGGAAGAAGATCCGACAATTGCCGGATTGCTGAAGGCCCAGGGATACGTCACGGGCCAGTTCGGCAAGAACCATCTTGGCGACAAGGACGAACACCTGCCGACCAATCACGGCTTCGATGAGTTTTTCGGAAATCTCTACCACCTCAACGCGGAAGAAGAACCGGAAAACGCCGACTATCCCGGCGATACCGTGATGCCGGACGGCAGGACGTTCCGGGAGACATATGGGCCCCGTGGCGTCATCAAATCGTCTGCGGACGGTTCCATCGAGGACACGGGACCGCTGACCAAAAAGCGCATGGAAACGGTTGACGAGGAAACGGTTGCCGCGGCGATCGATTTCATTCGCCGTGCGCATGACCAGAACCAGCCCTTCTATGTCTGGTGGAACGGAACGCGTATGCATTTCAGGACCCACGTGAAGCCTGAAATGATGGACCAGGCCAAGGAGATCACCGGCCATAACGTCGATGAATATACGGCAGGCATGATCGAACACGACCTGCATGTCGGCCAGCTTCTCGATCTTCTTGATGAACTCGGGATCGCCGACAACACCATCGTTCACTACTCGACCGACAATGGCCCGCACTACAACACCTGGCCGGATGCTGCCGCGACGCCGTTCTTTGGCGAGAAGAACACCAACTGGGAAGGCGGCTGGCGGGTACCATCCATGGTGCGCTGGCCCGGCCAGATCGAAGCCGGTGCCGTTTCGAACGAGATCATGCACCACATGGACTGGTTGCCAACCTATCTTGCAGCTGCAGGTGTCCCAGACATCAAGGAACAGCTGATAGAAGGCGGCGTCCAGGCGATCGGGCGTGAGTACAAGGTTCACCTGGACGGCTATAACTTCCTTCCTCACCTGCTCGGTGAAACAGATGCAGGTCCGCGCCGCGAAATCTTCTACTTCTCGGACGATGGCGACCTGACAGCGCTTCGCTACAACGACTGGAAGATGATCTTCATGGAACAGAAGGCCTATCAGACCTTCCGCGCCTGGATCGAACCTTTCACACCGCTGCGCGTGCCGCTGATCTTCAACCTGCGCCGGGACCCTTACGAGCGATCTTACAGAACGTCGAACACCTATTACGACTGGCTGATCGATCGCGCCTACCTGCTGGTTCCTGCGCAGCAATATGTGGGACAGTTCCTGGCGACATTCCAGGAGTTCCCGCCGCGCCAGAAAGCAGCGAGTTTCTCTCTTGACCAGGTCATGGAAAAGCTCTCGACGCCTGGCGGGGCGCAGTAA
- a CDS encoding multiheme c-type cytochrome, which translates to MHRHLLLFAFACFLTFGTQQHPFAQTAPGYAGSQACKACHSQEFSNWQSSHHAKAWTLPTQDTVKGDFENAEFAHQGRTTRFFREGDGYFIETTDISDGTKVLEVIGVAGIEPLQQYLVDTGSGHVQSFDVVWDRQKERWYHLYPEQDLPPGDGFHWTGPYKNWNARCAECHATGFEKNYDPRTRSYSSVHAEIGVGCEACHGPSEAHVGRHSTPETYDPNAYAGTDENGFLFRFSPAGAQTEIQQCAGCHSRREPFQDGNPVPGTGFHDAYRLALLREGLYHADGQILDEVYVYGSFLQSKMHEKGVRCSDCHEPHSGNLISEGNAVCTQCHSEAGNPRFPSLALKTYDDPAHHFHAQGTEGASCVACHMIERTYMGVDGRRDHSFRIPRPDLTARIETPNACNDCHIDKAPDWAADVLESAFPQSAHRKPHFSEVFERARTGGSGLGADLAKIGLHKDFPGIVRASALDLLRSRASMEDLDRITVLLSDPDPLVRAAAVRLQAFRPAPDRAEALEKTLTDPVKSVRLSAARVMLGVPVQDETLSQHVQRGMQEWQRSLSARLDFPETHMVIGGTALTLRNPRAAVNAFQEATNLDPQLAEAWVMQVRLHLAANDYASAEFTLQKALNNIPDNPELLQLKRQFSQ; encoded by the coding sequence ATGCACAGACACTTGCTGCTTTTCGCTTTCGCTTGTTTCCTCACCTTTGGTACGCAGCAGCATCCTTTTGCGCAGACAGCGCCCGGTTATGCCGGCTCTCAAGCCTGCAAGGCCTGTCACAGTCAAGAATTCTCGAACTGGCAGTCGAGTCACCATGCCAAGGCCTGGACGCTGCCCACGCAGGACACCGTCAAAGGTGATTTCGAGAATGCGGAGTTCGCACACCAAGGCAGAACAACCAGGTTCTTTCGTGAAGGCGACGGCTATTTCATTGAAACAACCGACATCTCCGACGGGACGAAGGTTCTGGAGGTCATCGGTGTCGCCGGCATCGAACCTCTGCAGCAGTATCTGGTTGATACCGGCAGCGGGCATGTTCAATCTTTTGATGTCGTTTGGGACCGGCAAAAAGAACGCTGGTATCACCTTTATCCGGAACAGGACCTCCCTCCAGGAGATGGTTTCCACTGGACCGGTCCTTACAAAAACTGGAACGCGCGCTGTGCGGAATGTCACGCGACCGGATTTGAAAAGAACTATGATCCCCGCACACGATCCTATAGCAGCGTGCATGCCGAAATAGGCGTCGGATGCGAGGCATGCCATGGCCCGTCGGAAGCACATGTCGGTAGGCACAGTACTCCGGAGACTTATGACCCCAACGCCTATGCCGGAACGGATGAAAACGGGTTTCTGTTTCGTTTTTCTCCTGCGGGCGCTCAAACGGAAATTCAGCAATGCGCCGGCTGCCATTCACGGCGCGAGCCCTTCCAGGACGGCAATCCGGTTCCTGGGACCGGTTTTCATGATGCCTATCGCCTCGCGTTGCTGCGTGAGGGACTTTACCACGCCGACGGCCAGATCCTGGACGAGGTCTACGTATACGGGTCCTTTTTGCAGTCGAAGATGCACGAAAAGGGTGTTCGGTGTTCCGATTGCCACGAACCGCACAGTGGTAATCTGATTTCCGAGGGCAACGCCGTTTGCACGCAATGCCACTCCGAGGCCGGAAACCCGCGCTTCCCCTCGCTTGCACTCAAGACATATGACGATCCTGCGCACCATTTCCATGCACAGGGCACGGAAGGAGCATCATGTGTGGCCTGCCACATGATTGAGCGCACTTACATGGGGGTTGACGGTCGGCGGGACCATTCCTTTCGTATTCCACGGCCAGATCTTACTGCTCGAATCGAAACACCAAACGCCTGCAACGATTGCCATATCGACAAGGCCCCTGACTGGGCCGCAGACGTGCTGGAAAGCGCATTCCCGCAGAGCGCGCACCGCAAGCCGCATTTTTCCGAGGTGTTTGAAAGGGCGAGAACCGGCGGTAGCGGTCTTGGTGCCGATCTGGCAAAAATTGGGCTCCACAAGGACTTTCCAGGAATTGTCCGGGCCTCGGCGCTCGACCTGCTGCGAAGCCGTGCCTCAATGGAAGACCTCGACAGGATCACGGTTCTTTTAAGCGACCCGGACCCGCTTGTGCGTGCCGCCGCAGTGCGCCTGCAGGCGTTCCGCCCGGCGCCGGATCGCGCCGAAGCGCTGGAAAAAACACTCACAGATCCGGTGAAGTCCGTCCGGCTTTCAGCTGCCCGGGTGATGCTTGGCGTGCCGGTTCAGGATGAGACGCTGAGTCAACACGTGCAACGGGGAATGCAGGAGTGGCAACGGTCGCTGTCCGCGAGGCTCGATTTTCCGGAGACCCATATGGTCATTGGCGGAACTGCGCTGACGCTGAGAAATCCCCGCGCGGCCGTGAACGCGTTTCAGGAAGCCACAAATCTCGACCCCCAACTCGCCGAAGCCTGGGTCATGCAGGTGCGCTTACATCTGGCTGCAAACGACTACGCATCTGCTGAATTCACACTGCAAAAAGCGCTTAACAATATTCCCGACAATCCGGAATTACTTCAACTAAAACGTCAGTTTAGTCAGTAG
- a CDS encoding SMR family transporter, with protein MTTSPMATYFFLGAAIVAEVVATSALAKTENFTRLVPSLITVVGYAVSFWLLSFPIRVLPTGIVYAIWSGAGIVLITMVAWLAFDQKLDLPAILGLGLIVAGVVIINMFSKSVAH; from the coding sequence ATGACAACAAGCCCGATGGCTACATATTTTTTCCTGGGGGCTGCAATTGTTGCCGAGGTTGTTGCAACGTCAGCGCTTGCAAAGACGGAGAACTTTACCCGTCTTGTACCCTCACTGATTACCGTGGTCGGATATGCCGTCTCCTTCTGGCTGCTGTCCTTTCCGATCCGGGTCCTGCCGACCGGGATCGTCTACGCCATCTGGTCAGGTGCCGGTATCGTGCTGATCACAATGGTCGCCTGGCTCGCCTTCGACCAGAAACTCGATTTGCCGGCCATTCTAGGTCTTGGCCTGATTGTCGCCGGTGTTGTGATTATCAACATGTTCTCGAAATCCGTCGCTCACTAG
- a CDS encoding L,D-transpeptidase, protein MKTGLSRRYLVFGAPLLLAACQGQQKSTVQAGLTPLADGTPNYASAYAPVRDGGFSLPGIDYQAFDPKYLRQTVFYPTRYPAGTIVVDPRKKFLYLVQPGGRAIRYGIGVGRAGFAWSGEAVIRFKREWPKWFPPDEMIERDPSLEKYRDGQEGGPRNPIGARGLYLWQGNKDTLYRIHSTNQPSSIGTNASSGCIRMWHQDIIDLYDRVPLGTTVVVLS, encoded by the coding sequence ATGAAGACAGGACTGAGCCGGCGGTATCTGGTTTTCGGAGCGCCACTGCTTCTGGCCGCCTGTCAGGGGCAGCAGAAGTCGACGGTTCAGGCAGGTTTGACCCCGCTTGCCGACGGAACCCCCAACTACGCATCAGCTTACGCACCCGTTCGGGACGGTGGGTTTTCCCTTCCCGGGATCGATTATCAGGCGTTCGACCCGAAATATCTGCGTCAGACAGTTTTTTACCCGACCCGCTATCCGGCTGGAACGATCGTTGTCGATCCGCGGAAAAAGTTCCTCTACCTGGTCCAGCCCGGCGGACGGGCGATCCGCTATGGAATCGGTGTCGGCAGGGCCGGTTTTGCCTGGAGCGGCGAGGCGGTCATACGCTTCAAGCGCGAGTGGCCGAAGTGGTTCCCGCCCGACGAAATGATCGAGCGGGATCCGAGCCTGGAAAAATACCGGGATGGCCAGGAGGGTGGACCACGCAATCCGATCGGCGCGCGCGGCCTCTATCTGTGGCAGGGCAACAAGGATACGCTCTACCGAATTCACAGCACCAACCAGCCGAGCAGCATCGGGACCAATGCCTCGAGCGGATGTATCCGCATGTGGCACCAGGACATCATCGATCTTTATGACCGCGTGCCGCTCGGTACGACGGTGGTCGTGCTGAGCTGA
- a CDS encoding ABC-F family ATP-binding cassette domain-containing protein, with translation MSLINLRNLGVFLSAPLFENLNLSLGKTDRIGLVAANGTGKSTLLRVIAGEAEPTHGDITTMRGLKTALVSQDVPDGLMQLTFYEAVLSALDSEQADSESWRVDIVLHDLQVPEDLWQRPLRNLSGGWQRVALLARAWVGDPDVLLMDEPTNHLDLNRIGVLQNWLSIVARGTPMIVASHDRAFLDTVTTRTLFLRREQPVLFDLPYSSARQSLAEQDSATARRFENELAKANQLRRKAAKLKNIGTNSGSDLLLNKTKQLKERAQKIEDAARPAEAQRSAGKIRLDTSTAHAKALVTIAEGGVGLPNGHSLFRLPRLWINPGDRVVVLGANGAGKSRLLSQVISSLQEDLDSIRVALSAIPGVSDQSLSQLDTFKTPLHAVTHSSNVGDQRARALLAEAGLHIDLQERPMTVLSGGQRSRLAMLLLRLKKPNLYILDEPTNHLDIDGQEALEHELLRKETTALLVSHDRTFVRNVGSRFWLVEDKKLHEVETPEAFFEKQLG, from the coding sequence ATGTCTTTGATCAATCTGCGCAATCTTGGCGTTTTTCTCTCTGCACCCCTGTTTGAAAACCTGAATCTTTCCCTTGGAAAGACCGACCGGATTGGCCTTGTCGCCGCCAACGGCACCGGCAAATCCACGCTGTTGCGCGTTATCGCCGGCGAGGCCGAGCCAACCCATGGCGACATCACAACCATGCGCGGCCTTAAGACAGCATTAGTCAGCCAGGATGTTCCGGACGGCCTAATGCAGCTCACGTTCTATGAGGCGGTTCTGTCCGCACTGGATAGCGAGCAGGCTGACAGCGAAAGCTGGCGTGTCGACATTGTTCTTCATGACCTCCAGGTTCCCGAAGATCTCTGGCAGCGGCCATTGCGCAATCTTTCGGGCGGCTGGCAAAGAGTGGCGCTGCTGGCGCGCGCATGGGTCGGAGACCCGGATGTTCTCCTGATGGATGAACCGACGAACCACCTCGACCTGAACCGCATCGGCGTGCTTCAAAACTGGCTCTCGATCGTTGCACGCGGAACGCCGATGATTGTCGCCAGCCACGACCGGGCATTTCTCGATACCGTTACGACCCGAACGCTTTTTCTGCGGCGTGAACAGCCGGTTTTGTTCGACCTTCCCTATTCCAGTGCGCGGCAATCTCTTGCAGAGCAGGACAGTGCAACCGCCAGGCGTTTTGAGAACGAGCTTGCGAAGGCAAATCAGCTCCGCCGGAAGGCCGCAAAGCTGAAAAACATCGGCACCAATTCCGGCTCCGATCTGCTGCTCAACAAAACCAAACAGCTGAAGGAAAGAGCCCAGAAAATCGAAGACGCAGCCCGGCCCGCCGAAGCGCAGCGCTCTGCAGGGAAAATCCGTTTGGACACATCCACGGCACATGCCAAAGCGCTGGTCACGATCGCCGAAGGCGGTGTCGGCCTCCCGAACGGACATTCCTTGTTTCGTCTCCCCAGGCTCTGGATCAACCCCGGTGACCGGGTTGTCGTTCTGGGTGCAAATGGCGCCGGCAAATCCAGACTGCTGTCGCAGGTCATTTCGTCACTGCAAGAGGACTTGGACAGCATTCGTGTTGCACTTTCGGCCATACCAGGGGTCTCCGATCAGTCGCTGTCCCAGCTCGACACGTTCAAGACCCCATTGCATGCCGTGACACACTCGTCGAACGTCGGCGACCAGAGGGCGCGCGCGTTGCTGGCGGAGGCCGGTCTTCACATTGACCTCCAGGAAAGACCGATGACCGTTCTCTCCGGGGGCCAGCGCAGCCGTCTCGCCATGCTATTGTTGCGGCTTAAAAAGCCCAACCTCTACATTCTGGACGAACCAACCAACCATCTCGACATCGACGGCCAGGAAGCCCTTGAACACGAACTCCTCCGTAAAGAGACAACCGCGCTGCTTGTCAGTCACGACCGGACGTTCGTGCGCAATGTCGGTTCGCGTTTCTGGCTCGTCGAAGACAAGAAACTGCACGAAGTCGAAACGCCGGAAGCGTTTTTTGAAAAACAGCTCGGATAG
- a CDS encoding malonyl-CoA synthase — MPNPLFDKLFGVHAGKTLPFLRLLDGQIVTFQDFLAKTARIANALSSFGLVAGDRVAAQVEKSPETLALYAACAQAGLVFLPLNTAYTVDELTYFIENSGASLVVCDARSVEELAPVAEHLGAKLETQNADGGGSLSEKAAGMPTVFSTVDRTGEDLAAFLYTSGTTGRSKGAMLTQNNLLSNAETLVNEWRFTEQDVLLHALPIFHTHGLFVATNVTLAAGGSMIFLPKFDLDELIEHMPQATSMMGVPTFYSRLLHDPRFTEELASHMRLFVSGSAPLLAETHVQFEERTGHRILERYGMTETNMNTSNPYDGERRAGTVGFPLPGVELKITDPESGATLPQGDIGQIEVRGPNVFKGYWQMPEKTAAELRADGFFITGDLGRIDEDGYVHIVGRNKDLIISGGYNIYPKEIELVLDDQPGVLESAVIGVPHPDFGETVLGVLVPEKEAAPDLDTIQDAVKAHLARFKHPRKLIVLDELPRNTMGKVQKNVLRDAYKDMFALA, encoded by the coding sequence ATGCCTAACCCGCTTTTCGACAAGCTTTTCGGCGTTCATGCTGGCAAAACATTGCCATTTCTCCGTCTTTTAGATGGTCAGATAGTCACGTTTCAGGACTTCCTGGCGAAAACGGCACGGATCGCAAATGCCCTGAGCTCTTTCGGGCTGGTGGCGGGTGACCGCGTGGCCGCCCAGGTGGAGAAGTCTCCCGAGACCCTCGCTCTCTATGCAGCCTGTGCACAGGCAGGTCTCGTGTTCTTGCCGCTCAACACGGCCTATACGGTCGATGAACTGACCTATTTCATCGAAAACAGCGGTGCTTCGCTTGTGGTCTGCGACGCCAGAAGCGTCGAAGAGCTTGCTCCGGTAGCAGAGCATCTGGGCGCAAAGCTTGAAACACAAAATGCTGACGGTGGCGGCTCCTTGAGCGAAAAGGCGGCCGGTATGCCAACGGTTTTTTCGACCGTGGACAGGACCGGTGAAGACCTTGCCGCGTTTCTTTATACGTCCGGCACCACGGGCCGTTCCAAGGGCGCCATGCTGACGCAAAACAACCTGTTGTCGAATGCCGAAACCCTTGTGAATGAATGGCGTTTTACCGAACAGGACGTTCTCCTGCACGCGCTGCCCATCTTCCACACCCACGGGCTTTTTGTTGCGACCAATGTGACGCTGGCCGCCGGTGGAAGCATGATCTTTTTGCCGAAGTTCGATCTGGACGAACTCATTGAGCATATGCCTCAAGCTACGTCGATGATGGGTGTCCCGACATTCTATTCGCGCCTTCTCCATGATCCGAGGTTCACGGAAGAACTAGCTTCGCACATGCGTCTTTTCGTTTCCGGATCTGCACCGCTCCTGGCGGAAACGCATGTTCAGTTCGAAGAACGCACAGGTCACCGGATCCTCGAACGTTACGGCATGACCGAAACCAACATGAACACGTCCAATCCCTATGACGGCGAACGGCGTGCCGGAACAGTCGGCTTTCCCTTGCCGGGTGTCGAACTCAAAATCACGGACCCGGAAAGCGGGGCAACATTGCCTCAAGGTGATATCGGCCAGATCGAAGTGCGCGGCCCCAATGTCTTCAAGGGGTATTGGCAAATGCCGGAAAAAACCGCTGCAGAGCTGCGTGCAGACGGGTTCTTCATTACCGGGGATCTGGGCCGAATAGACGAAGACGGCTACGTCCACATTGTCGGGCGCAACAAGGATCTCATCATCTCCGGCGGCTATAACATTTATCCCAAGGAGATCGAGCTTGTGCTCGATGACCAGCCGGGCGTTCTGGAAAGTGCCGTAATCGGCGTTCCGCATCCGGATTTCGGTGAAACTGTCCTTGGCGTTCTGGTGCCGGAAAAGGAAGCGGCACCGGATCTTGATACAATCCAGGATGCTGTGAAGGCCCATCTTGCCCGGTTCAAGCATCCGAGAAAACTCATCGTCCTTGATGAATTGCCTCGCAACACAATGGGCAAGGTGCAGAAAAATGTCCTGAGAGACGCCTACAAGGATATGTTCGCGCTGGCTTGA
- a CDS encoding malonyl-CoA decarboxylase, which produces MTLLADLLATVFERRYRQPARHLRNDRPLEELASDLVGSAGETTGLALAQDILSGYENLDDEEKLTFFRNIAGRLNINPEKVRSALDAYEGRPSKATYRDFMIAAEPRRQELFRRLNKVPGATGTLVNMRADLLRLGNADPELDALDLDLRHLFSSWFNRGFLVLRPINWESPAHILEKIIAYEAVHAIHSWDDLRRRLEPADRRCFAFFHPSMPDEPLIFVEVALMKGIASSIQTLLAEDRDAHAAEDADTAIFYSISNCQAGLASISFGNSLIKQVASDLSAELARLKTFATLSPIPGLAKWLDLEGIDWGPATPEEMKAVAAHYLLTAKSLGGQPFDPVARFHLGNGAIVHAVHANADVSDKGREQSGGAMVNYLYDLTKVAQNHENFATTQEVVATDAVKSLARPAALDQIRKGNTDA; this is translated from the coding sequence ATGACCCTGCTCGCCGACCTGCTTGCCACCGTCTTCGAGCGCCGTTACCGGCAACCGGCCCGTCATCTGCGAAACGACAGGCCGCTTGAGGAACTGGCGAGCGATCTGGTCGGCTCTGCGGGCGAAACCACAGGGCTCGCACTCGCACAGGATATCCTGTCGGGTTACGAAAACCTGGACGATGAGGAAAAGCTCACCTTCTTCCGCAACATTGCCGGCCGGCTCAATATCAACCCGGAGAAGGTAAGAAGTGCTCTGGACGCCTATGAGGGACGCCCTTCCAAGGCAACATACCGGGATTTCATGATTGCCGCAGAACCACGCAGGCAGGAGCTTTTCCGGCGTTTGAACAAGGTGCCGGGCGCAACCGGAACCCTGGTCAACATGAGGGCGGACCTTTTGCGGCTCGGCAATGCCGACCCGGAACTTGATGCACTCGATCTCGACTTGCGACACCTATTTTCGTCCTGGTTCAACAGGGGATTTCTGGTTCTAAGGCCGATCAACTGGGAAAGCCCGGCTCATATCCTTGAAAAAATCATCGCCTATGAAGCCGTCCATGCCATTCACAGCTGGGACGATCTTCGACGGCGCCTGGAACCGGCGGACAGGCGCTGTTTTGCGTTCTTTCATCCATCCATGCCGGATGAACCGTTGATCTTTGTCGAGGTCGCCTTGATGAAAGGTATCGCAAGTTCCATCCAAACGCTCCTGGCCGAAGACCGCGATGCGCATGCGGCTGAAGACGCGGATACAGCTATATTCTATTCGATCTCCAATTGTCAGGCGGGATTGGCGAGCATCTCCTTTGGAAATTCACTGATAAAGCAGGTCGCCTCGGATCTGTCCGCAGAACTTGCCCGGCTGAAGACTTTCGCAACCCTGTCGCCAATTCCGGGACTGGCGAAATGGCTTGACCTGGAAGGTATTGATTGGGGCCCCGCCACACCGGAGGAGATGAAAGCGGTAGCTGCGCACTATCTCCTGACCGCTAAATCACTTGGCGGCCAGCCGTTCGACCCGGTTGCCCGGTTTCATCTCGGTAACGGCGCAATTGTCCATGCAGTCCACGCGAACGCCGATGTATCGGACAAGGGGCGCGAACAATCCGGTGGAGCGATGGTGAATTACCTTTACGACCTTACAAAAGTCGCCCAGAACCACGAAAATTTTGCAACGACACAGGAAGTGGTGGCCACAGACGCGGTCAAATCACTTGCCAGGCCCGCTGCGCTCGATCAGATAAGAAAAGGTAACACAGATGCCTAA